The Pseudomonas sp. FP2309 genome has a window encoding:
- a CDS encoding 4a-hydroxytetrahydrobiopterin dehydratase, protein MTTLNQAHCEACRADAPQVSDEELPVLIKQIPDWNIEVRDGVMQLEKVFLFKNFKFALAFTNAVGEISEAEGHHPGLLTEWGKVTVTWWSHSIKGLHRNDFIMAARTDEVAKSAEGRK, encoded by the coding sequence ATGACCACCTTGAACCAAGCCCACTGCGAAGCCTGCCGCGCCGACGCCCCGCAAGTCAGCGATGAAGAACTGCCGGTGCTGATCAAGCAGATCCCCGACTGGAACATCGAAGTGCGCGACGGCGTGATGCAGCTGGAAAAGGTTTTCCTGTTCAAGAACTTCAAGTTCGCCCTGGCCTTTACCAACGCCGTGGGTGAGATCTCCGAAGCCGAAGGCCATCACCCAGGCCTGCTCACCGAATGGGGCAAAGTCACCGTGACCTGGTGGAGCCACTCGATCAAAGGCCTGCACCGCAACGACTTCATCATGGCCGCGCGCACCGACGAAGTGGCCAAGAGCGCCGAGGGCCGCAAGTAA
- the phhA gene encoding phenylalanine 4-monooxygenase: protein MKQTQYVAREPDAQGFIHYSPEEHAVWNTLITRQLKVIEGRACQEYLDGIDKLGLPLDRIPQLGEINTVLAETTGWQVARVPALIPFQTFFELLASKQFPVATFIRTREELDYLQEPDIFHEIFGHCPLLTNPWFAEFTHTYGKLGLAATKEQRVYLARLYWMTIEFGLVDTPAGRRIYGGGILSSPKETVYSLSSEPRHQAFDPLEAMRTPYRIDILQPLYFVLPELKRLFDVAQEDIMGMVERGMQLGLHAPLFPPKAVPPKPEAA from the coding sequence ATGAAGCAGACGCAGTACGTGGCCCGCGAGCCCGATGCGCAAGGTTTTATCCACTATTCGCCTGAAGAACACGCGGTGTGGAACACCCTGATCACGCGCCAACTGAAAGTGATCGAAGGCCGCGCCTGCCAGGAATACCTGGACGGCATCGACAAACTAGGGCTGCCCCTGGACCGTATTCCGCAATTGGGCGAGATCAACACGGTGTTGGCCGAGACAACCGGCTGGCAAGTGGCCCGTGTGCCCGCGCTGATTCCCTTCCAGACCTTCTTCGAATTGCTCGCCAGCAAGCAGTTTCCGGTGGCGACGTTTATTCGCACCCGCGAAGAACTGGACTACCTGCAGGAGCCGGATATTTTCCACGAGATCTTTGGCCACTGCCCGCTGCTGACCAACCCCTGGTTCGCCGAATTCACCCACACCTACGGCAAGCTCGGCCTTGCCGCGACCAAGGAACAGCGCGTGTACCTGGCGCGCCTGTATTGGATGACGATCGAGTTCGGCCTGGTGGACACGCCCGCTGGCCGACGCATCTACGGTGGCGGGATTCTGTCGTCGCCCAAAGAGACGGTGTACAGCCTGTCGTCCGAACCCCGGCACCAGGCGTTCGACCCACTGGAAGCGATGCGCACGCCTTATCGGATCGACATCCTGCAACCGCTCTATTTCGTGCTGCCCGAGCTCAAGCGCCTGTTCGACGTGGCCCAGGAAGACATCATGGGCATGGTCGAACGCGGTATGCAGCTGGGTCTGCATGCGCCGCTCTTCCCCCCAAAGGCAGTCCCGCCCAAACCAGAGGCTGCGTGA
- a CDS encoding amino acid aminotransferase has translation MHFDAIGRVPGDPILGLMDLYANDTHPNKFDLGVGVYKDDQGLTPIPQAVKLAEQRLVDTQTTKTYIGGHGNAAFGARISELVLGADSALLHARRAGATQTPGGTGALRLSADFIAHSLPGRGVWLSNPTWPIHESIFAKAGLKVCHYPYVGADNRLDVAAMLATLASVPEGDVVLLHACCHNPTGFDLSQDDWHQVLQIVRERHLLPLIDFAYQGFGDGLEQDAWAVRLFAAELPEVLITSSCSKNFGLYSDRVGALIVCAADAEKLTDVRSQLANIARNLWSTPPDHGAAVVATILGDTQLKALWSGEVEAMRSRIAQLRAGLVEALAPHGLAERFAHIGAQRGMFSYTGLSAEQVKQLREKHSVYMVSSGRANVAGADATRLALLAEAIADVSRAN, from the coding sequence ATGCATTTCGATGCCATTGGCCGCGTGCCCGGCGATCCGATCCTCGGGCTGATGGACCTGTACGCCAACGATACCCACCCGAACAAGTTCGACCTGGGGGTGGGTGTGTATAAGGACGATCAGGGCCTGACGCCGATTCCGCAGGCGGTAAAACTGGCGGAGCAGCGCCTGGTCGACACCCAGACCACCAAGACCTACATCGGTGGGCATGGCAATGCGGCCTTCGGCGCGCGGATCAGCGAACTCGTACTCGGTGCCGATTCGGCCCTGCTTCACGCACGGCGTGCCGGCGCCACGCAAACCCCTGGCGGTACCGGCGCCCTACGCCTGAGCGCCGACTTTATCGCCCACAGCCTGCCGGGCCGTGGCGTGTGGCTGAGCAACCCGACCTGGCCGATCCACGAAAGCATCTTTGCCAAAGCCGGGCTCAAGGTCTGCCACTACCCCTACGTAGGCGCCGACAACCGCCTGGATGTGGCGGCGATGCTGGCCACCCTGGCCAGCGTGCCAGAGGGCGACGTGGTGCTGCTGCATGCCTGCTGCCACAACCCCACCGGTTTCGACTTATCCCAGGATGACTGGCATCAAGTGCTGCAGATCGTGCGCGAGCGCCATCTGCTGCCATTGATCGACTTTGCCTACCAAGGCTTTGGCGATGGCCTGGAGCAGGATGCCTGGGCGGTGCGCCTGTTTGCCGCCGAACTGCCGGAAGTGTTGATCACCAGTTCCTGCTCGAAGAACTTCGGCCTGTACAGCGACCGGGTCGGCGCCTTGATCGTGTGTGCCGCCGACGCGGAAAAACTCACCGATGTGCGCAGCCAATTGGCGAATATCGCGCGCAATCTGTGGTCGACGCCACCGGATCACGGCGCCGCTGTGGTGGCAACCATCCTCGGTGACACGCAGCTCAAAGCGCTGTGGAGTGGCGAAGTCGAAGCCATGCGTTCGCGCATCGCCCAATTGCGTGCAGGGTTGGTCGAAGCGTTGGCGCCCCATGGGTTGGCCGAGCGGTTTGCCCATATCGGCGCGCAGCGTGGGATGTTTTCCTACACGGGTTTGAGTGCCGAGCAGGTCAAGCAGCTGCGCGAGAAGCACAGCGTGTACATGGTCAGTTCCGGGCGGGCCAACGTGGCCGGCGCTGATGCGACGCGGTTGGCGCTGCTGGCAGAAGCAATCGCGGACGTCTCGCGCGCCAACTGA
- a CDS encoding sigma-54-dependent transcriptional regulator, which produces MRIKVHCQNRIGILRDILNLLVEYGVNVAKGEVGGEHGNAIYLFCPNLVNMQFQALRPQFEAIAGVFGVKRVGLMPSERRHMELNALLGALEFPVLSIDMGGSIVAANRAAAQLLGVRVDEVPGIPLSRYAEDFDLPELVRASKSRINGLRVKVKGDVFLADIAPLQSSEHDDSEAMAGAVLTLHRADRVGERIYNVRKQELRGFDSIFQSSKVMAAVVREARRMAPLDAPLLIEGETGTGKELLARACHLASPRGQSPLMALNCAGLPESMAETELFGYGPGAFEGARAEGKLGLLELTSGGTLFLDGVGEMSARLQAKLLRFLQDGCFRRVGSDEEVYLDVRVICATQVDLSELCARGEFRQDLYHRLNVLSLHIPPLRECLDGLAPLVEHFLDQASRQIGCPLPRLAPAAMERLSHYHWPGNVRQLENVLFQAVSLCEGGTVKAEHIRLPDYGVRQPLGDFSLEGGLETIVGRFEKAVLENLYAEHPSSRQLGKRLGVSHTTIANKLRDYEILKGGK; this is translated from the coding sequence ATGCGTATCAAAGTGCACTGCCAGAACCGCATCGGCATCCTGCGGGACATTCTTAACCTGCTGGTGGAGTACGGCGTCAACGTCGCCAAGGGTGAGGTCGGCGGGGAGCATGGCAATGCCATTTACCTGTTCTGCCCGAACCTGGTGAACATGCAGTTCCAGGCGCTGCGCCCGCAGTTCGAGGCCATCGCCGGTGTGTTCGGTGTGAAGCGGGTAGGGCTTATGCCCAGCGAGCGTCGGCATATGGAGCTCAACGCTTTGCTCGGCGCGCTGGAGTTTCCGGTGCTGTCGATCGACATGGGCGGGTCGATCGTCGCCGCCAACCGTGCGGCCGCGCAGTTGCTCGGCGTGCGGGTCGACGAGGTGCCGGGCATTCCGCTGTCGCGTTACGCCGAGGATTTTGACTTGCCGGAGTTGGTGCGCGCCAGCAAGTCGCGGATCAACGGCTTGCGGGTCAAGGTCAAGGGCGACGTGTTCCTGGCGGATATCGCTCCCCTGCAATCGTCCGAGCACGATGACAGCGAGGCCATGGCCGGCGCGGTGCTGACCCTGCACCGCGCCGACCGCGTGGGTGAGCGCATTTACAACGTGCGTAAGCAGGAGTTGCGCGGCTTTGACAGCATCTTCCAAAGCTCCAAAGTCATGGCGGCGGTAGTGCGTGAAGCGCGGCGCATGGCGCCGCTGGATGCGCCTCTATTAATAGAGGGTGAAACCGGCACCGGCAAAGAACTGCTGGCGCGCGCCTGCCACTTGGCCAGCCCGCGTGGGCAATCGCCGCTGATGGCGCTCAACTGCGCCGGTTTGCCGGAATCGATGGCCGAGACCGAATTGTTCGGCTATGGCCCCGGCGCATTCGAAGGTGCGCGGGCCGAAGGCAAGTTGGGGCTATTGGAGCTGACGTCGGGCGGTACGTTGTTTCTCGACGGCGTGGGGGAAATGAGTGCGCGCCTGCAGGCGAAATTGCTGCGCTTTCTGCAGGACGGTTGTTTCCGCCGGGTGGGCAGTGATGAAGAGGTCTATCTGGATGTGCGCGTGATCTGCGCCACCCAGGTGGATTTGTCCGAACTCTGCGCCCGTGGCGAGTTCCGCCAGGACCTTTATCACCGGCTCAACGTGCTGTCCCTGCATATTCCGCCGCTGCGCGAATGCCTGGATGGGCTGGCGCCGCTGGTCGAGCATTTTCTCGATCAGGCCAGTCGGCAGATCGGCTGCCCGCTGCCCAGGCTGGCACCGGCGGCGATGGAGCGGCTCAGTCACTATCACTGGCCGGGCAACGTACGGCAGTTGGAGAACGTGCTGTTCCAGGCCGTCTCTTTGTGTGAAGGCGGGACCGTCAAGGCCGAGCATATTCGCTTGCCGGATTACGGCGTGCGTCAGCCCCTTGGCGATTTTTCCCTGGAGGGGGGGCTGGAGACGATTGTGGGGCGCTTCGAGAAGGCGGTACTGGAGAATTTGTACGCCGAGCACCCGAGCAGTCGCCAGTTGGGCAAGCGGCTGGGGGTGTCGCACACGACGATCGCCAATAAATTGC
- a CDS encoding SelT/SelW/SelH family protein → MSASKPEIVITYCTQCQWLLRAAWLAQELLSTFADDLGKVSLEPATGGAFRITCNGVQIWERKLDGGFPEAKVLKQRVRDQIDPQRDLGHNDRTA, encoded by the coding sequence ATGTCCGCGAGCAAACCCGAGATTGTCATCACCTATTGCACCCAGTGCCAGTGGCTGTTGCGCGCAGCGTGGCTGGCCCAGGAGTTGTTGAGCACCTTTGCCGATGACCTGGGCAAAGTGTCGCTGGAGCCGGCGACCGGCGGTGCGTTTCGCATCACGTGCAATGGCGTGCAGATCTGGGAGCGCAAGCTGGACGGTGGTTTCCCGGAAGCCAAGGTGCTCAAGCAGCGCGTGCGCGATCAGATCGACCCGCAACGCGACCTCGGGCACAACGACCGTACAGCGTGA
- a CDS encoding DMT family transporter — translation MTPRSALGALHIGALMFGLTGVLGKLAAASPSIIVFGRAVFAVLALAIFARFASNTAWKPLERRDWRRLLVSGLLLAAHWVTFFMAVKVAGVAVATLGFTAFPAFTVILEGLIFRERIRANEIVLVVLVSIGLVLVTPDFDLASQATGGLLWGIASGLLFSLLSLNNRASSGRIPAVQAALCQNVVVALCLLPVAAPGLTEVRALDWLWIGLLGVFCTGLAHSLFVASLAVIKARTASVVFAMEPVYGITAAWLLFAETPTLRMLLGGVLIIAAIVLSGLMGSASQAKQPAATA, via the coding sequence ATGACTCCCCGCTCAGCCCTCGGCGCCCTGCATATCGGCGCGTTAATGTTTGGCCTTACCGGCGTACTCGGCAAGCTGGCCGCCGCCTCACCGTCGATCATCGTATTTGGCCGCGCCGTGTTTGCCGTCCTGGCCCTGGCGATTTTCGCGCGATTCGCCAGCAACACGGCGTGGAAGCCACTCGAACGTCGCGACTGGCGCCGCCTGCTGGTGAGCGGCCTGCTACTGGCCGCGCATTGGGTGACATTCTTCATGGCGGTCAAGGTGGCCGGCGTTGCGGTTGCCACCCTGGGGTTCACAGCGTTTCCGGCGTTTACCGTGATCCTTGAAGGGCTGATTTTTCGCGAACGCATCCGCGCCAATGAAATCGTGCTGGTGGTGCTGGTCAGCATCGGGCTGGTGTTGGTGACCCCCGACTTCGACCTTGCCAGCCAAGCCACCGGTGGCCTGCTCTGGGGCATCGCCTCGGGCCTGTTGTTCTCGCTGCTGTCGCTGAACAACCGTGCCAGCTCCGGGCGGATTCCGGCGGTGCAGGCAGCGTTGTGCCAGAACGTGGTGGTCGCGCTGTGTCTGCTGCCAGTGGCGGCGCCGGGTTTGACCGAGGTACGCGCGCTGGACTGGCTGTGGATCGGTCTGCTCGGGGTGTTCTGTACCGGGCTGGCCCATAGCCTGTTTGTTGCCAGCCTCGCGGTGATCAAGGCGCGCACCGCCTCGGTGGTGTTTGCCATGGAGCCGGTGTACGGCATCACGGCGGCCTGGCTGCTGTTTGCCGAAACCCCGACCCTGCGCATGCTGCTGGGCGGCGTGCTGATCATCGCCGCCATCGTGCTCTCAGGGCTGATGGGCAGCGCCAGCCAAGCCAAGCAGCCCGCTGCAACGGCCTGA
- a CDS encoding UDP-2,3-diacylglucosamine diphosphatase, giving the protein MTSAELTKPSRKQRVRTLWISDVHLGTRDCQAEHLSQFLKGYHADKVYLVGDIIDGWKMRGGMYWPQAHTNVIRRLLTMAKRGTEVIYVTGNHDEFLRRYSKLILGNIQLVDEAVHVTADGRHLLVIHGDQFDVITRYHRWLAFLGDSAYEFTLTLNRWLNHWRARYGYGYWSLSAYLKHKVKTAVSFISDFEEAIAHEVTKRELHGVVCGHIHHAEIRKVGEVDYLNCGDWVESCTALIEHWDGQIELYRLADAQAKEAQLKAQVVAS; this is encoded by the coding sequence ATGACCAGTGCCGAGTTGACCAAGCCCAGCCGCAAGCAACGCGTGCGAACCCTGTGGATTTCCGATGTGCATTTGGGCACCCGGGATTGCCAGGCTGAACACTTGTCGCAGTTCCTCAAGGGTTACCACGCCGACAAGGTGTATCTGGTGGGCGATATCATCGACGGTTGGAAAATGCGCGGCGGCATGTATTGGCCCCAGGCCCACACCAACGTGATCCGCCGGCTGCTGACCATGGCCAAGCGCGGCACTGAGGTGATCTACGTCACCGGCAACCATGACGAGTTTCTGCGTCGCTACTCCAAGCTGATCCTGGGCAATATCCAACTGGTGGACGAGGCGGTGCACGTGACCGCCGACGGCCGCCACCTGCTGGTGATCCACGGCGACCAGTTCGATGTGATCACCCGCTATCACCGCTGGCTGGCATTTCTCGGCGATTCGGCCTACGAGTTCACCCTCACGTTGAACCGCTGGTTGAACCACTGGCGCGCCCGGTACGGCTATGGCTACTGGTCGTTGTCGGCGTATTTGAAGCACAAGGTCAAGACGGCCGTGAGTTTCATCAGCGATTTTGAAGAAGCCATTGCCCACGAAGTGACCAAGCGCGAATTACATGGTGTGGTGTGCGGGCATATTCACCATGCGGAGATCCGCAAAGTCGGCGAGGTGGACTACCTTAACTGCGGGGATTGGGTGGAGTCGTGCACCGCGTTGATCGAGCACTGGGATGGGCAGATCGAGTTGTATCGGTTGGCGGATGCGCAGGCCAAAGAGGCGCAGTTGAAAGCGCAGGTGGTCGCAAGCTGA
- a CDS encoding AraC family transcriptional regulator: protein MSPTLTLRHYLEAPIAHSHDHAQLVFGLSGHLDLEVEGHASQVRESSVMVLPFSAHHACGSRDGSRCLVLDVPTEHWLLQSLGDHADASRRLLEQPARLALDARQHQLVQWLAHSPVNDPLIVQQGAVLLLASLNQALAQPQPGRRLPYAAFDAHIQRHVAHPLQVADLARIAELSVARLHARFVAECGQTPMDYIRSRRLHKALNLLRDTSLPVGEIAERVGYTSQSAFAAAMLREFGASPGALRRSG, encoded by the coding sequence ATGAGCCCGACCCTCACGCTACGCCACTACCTCGAAGCGCCCATCGCCCATAGCCATGACCATGCGCAATTGGTGTTCGGCCTGTCCGGCCATCTCGACCTGGAAGTCGAGGGCCACGCCAGCCAGGTGCGTGAAAGCAGCGTGATGGTCCTGCCTTTTTCCGCTCATCACGCCTGCGGCAGCCGCGATGGCAGCCGCTGCCTGGTGCTGGACGTACCCACCGAACACTGGCTGCTGCAATCGCTGGGTGATCACGCCGATGCCAGCCGCCGCCTGCTCGAACAACCCGCGCGCCTGGCTCTGGATGCCCGGCAGCACCAATTAGTGCAATGGCTGGCCCACAGCCCGGTGAACGACCCGTTGATCGTGCAGCAAGGTGCGGTGCTGTTGCTGGCCAGCCTCAATCAGGCGCTGGCGCAACCGCAGCCAGGCCGACGCCTGCCCTATGCCGCGTTCGATGCGCATATCCAACGGCACGTCGCGCACCCCTTGCAGGTGGCCGACCTGGCGCGCATCGCCGAGCTCTCGGTGGCGCGCCTGCATGCGCGTTTTGTCGCCGAATGCGGGCAAACACCCATGGACTACATTCGCAGCCGTCGCCTGCATAAGGCCTTGAACCTGTTGCGCGACACCTCGCTGCCGGTTGGCGAAATCGCCGAACGCGTCGGTTACACCTCGCAAAGTGCATTTGCCGCCGCCATGCTGCGCGAGTTCGGGGCGTCTCCGGGAGCCCTGCGGCGGTCTGGATAG